GGTTGCGCTTGAGCATACGGCGCCGGAACTGGCGGCGGACATCGTCGATAAGGGCATTGTGCTTACGGGCGGTGGCGCGCTTTTGGCGAATATCGATTATGTGCTGCGACATGCGACTGGCCTTCCGGTCACGATCGCTGACGACCCGCTATCTTGCGTTGCCCTGGGAACCGGGCGCGTACTTGAAGAGATGAAAAAAATGCGCAACGTCCTTAGTACGATGTATTAGGGCGCAGTTTGGTGCTTGGATGTTCGTTTCCGCCGGTTCACAGTAGAATCCGAACGGGGTTTCAGGACCTGTCGCACGAACACGTTGTTTAACGCTGCCCTTAAAGTTTTGGCAACGCCAGGACCAAGTCCGGTATGCCCGCTGCTTTGAAATCGTTCTTTCACTGGTTTGTCTACGCGGGCCTCGTCGTGTTTGCCGGGGGGTTGATGTTGCTCGGCAAGGCAGACACGATCCTGATCGAACGGCTACGGCTCAAGGTAGACGACGTGGCGGTGCCGGTGCTCGAAGTTCTCTCCGAGCCCGCCGATGCGCTGGCACGGGTTTTGGAAGGTGCGCAACGTTGGATCAATGTTGCGGACGAAAACGCGCGGCTGCGCGAAGAGCGCGAACGCCTGTTGCGTTGGCAGGCGATTGCACAACGCCTGGAAGTCGAAAACGCTGGCCTTCGGCAGTTGCTCAAGGTTGTTCCGGAACCGCAGGCGACCTATCGGTCAGCACGCGTCGTCGCCGATTCGACCGGAGTCTTTGCTCAGAGCGTATTGATTAGTGCTGGTAGCCTTGCCGGCATTGAGCGCGGGCAAAATGTACTCACCGGTGAGGGTCTCGTTGGACGCATCGTTGGCGTTTCGGCTCGCGCATCCCGTGTTTTGCTGATTACCGACCTGAACTCGCGCGTGCCCGTGTTTGTTGGCCCATCGAACGTGCGAGCCGTGCTCGCCGGGGACAATTCGGAAAGGCCGAAACTCGTCCACATCGTTCCGGGTGCCGCCATAGAACCGGGGGATCTTGTGGTTACGTCGGGAATAGCCGGCGGATTTCCACCCGGCTTGCCGGTGGGATCGATCGACAAGGTCGACGATGAGGTTGTAACGGTCACGCCAAACATAGACCGCAACCGCCTAGAATACGTTCGAATTGCCGATTACGGCATGGATTTCCTGAAAGTTGATGCTCCGCTCGCGACGAAGGAAGAGCGGCCAAGCCAAGCGGCAGGGAACAACCTCGGGGGGGAGAGCGCCCAACGGACGGACGCACGACGATGAAGGCGTCTTTCTTGCGACGAGCTGATACGGTCAGTCGCCATCTTGTGCCGTGTGCACTGACGTTCGCGATGCTGTTCGTCGGTCTCGTCCCGCTGCATCTCCCATCGTTTCAGGCGGTGGCGCCGTCGTTGCCGTTAATCGCGGTATTCTACTGGACGCTGTATCGTCCAGACTTGATGCCGGTCCTTGCGGTATTCTTGATCGGCCTTCTACAAGATATCCTTGGGGGGCTACCAATCGGCGTAAGTTCAGTGACCTTTGTTTGTGTTCATGCTGCGGTCACAAGTCAGCGCCGGTTTTTCATCGGAAAATCGTTTAGCATTATTTGGCTCGGATTTACCGTGGTGGCAGTTGGCGCGCTTGCATTATCGTGGTTATTGAGCTGTGCATATTATGGCGCGAGCGTCTCGTTGCATGCAGTGGCGTTTCAGGTCCTGATTACCGTCGGATGCTTTCCAGTCGTCTGCTGGCTGCTCCTGCGCTGTCAGTTGTCACTGCTTCGTCAAATTTAGGCACATGGCGCGCGACCTTGATCGTCAGCGGCAGTTTACCCGGCGGGCACTGCTTCTCGCCGGCGGCAAGGCGGGGCTGCTCGCCATTCTCGCTGGCCGTCTCTATTACCTTCAGGTCGTTGATTCCGAGCGGTACCTGACGCTCGCCGAGGACAACCGGATCAATGTGCGGCTATTGCCGCCCCCACGCGGTCGAATTCTCGACCGGACGGGTCGGCCATTGGCGTCGAACCGGCAAGACTACCGCGTCGTCGTCGTCGCCGAGCAGACGTCCAGCGTCGAGGGAACCCTCGCCGCACTCGGCACCCTCGTTCCAATCAGTGACGGCGATCGCAAGCGAATTCTGCGCGAAATCGGACGCCAGCGTCAATTTGTGCCGATAACCGTGCGCGAAGACCTCGATTGGAACGACGTCGCCCGCATCGAAGTCAATTCGCTCGACCTGCCGGGAATCTCTGTCGAGGAAGGCCGAAGTCGCGAATACCCTTATGGTCCGGCTCTCTCGCATGTCTTGGGCTACGTCGGCGTCGTCTCCGAAGCGGATCTCGCGGAGGGGAGCGATCCGTTGCTCGAGTTGCCCGGTTTTCGGATTGGCAAAGCCGGGATCGAACGCAGCTACGAGCGAGTTCTCCGCGGCATCGGCGGTAATTCTCAGGTCGAGGTCAACGCGGTTGGTCGTGTCATCCGCGAACTCGACCGAACGGATGGGGAGCCGGGGGACGATGTAACGCTCGGGCTCGACCTCGATTTG
This genomic stretch from Rhodospirillales bacterium harbors:
- the mreC gene encoding rod shape-determining protein MreC, with product MPAALKSFFHWFVYAGLVVFAGGLMLLGKADTILIERLRLKVDDVAVPVLEVLSEPADALARVLEGAQRWINVADENARLREERERLLRWQAIAQRLEVENAGLRQLLKVVPEPQATYRSARVVADSTGVFAQSVLISAGSLAGIERGQNVLTGEGLVGRIVGVSARASRVLLITDLNSRVPVFVGPSNVRAVLAGDNSERPKLVHIVPGAAIEPGDLVVTSGIAGGFPPGLPVGSIDKVDDEVVTVTPNIDRNRLEYVRIADYGMDFLKVDAPLATKEERPSQAAGNNLGGESAQRTDARR
- the mreD gene encoding rod shape-determining protein MreD — translated: MKASFLRRADTVSRHLVPCALTFAMLFVGLVPLHLPSFQAVAPSLPLIAVFYWTLYRPDLMPVLAVFLIGLLQDILGGLPIGVSSVTFVCVHAAVTSQRRFFIGKSFSIIWLGFTVVAVGALALSWLLSCAYYGASVSLHAVAFQVLITVGCFPVVCWLLLRCQLSLLRQI